DNA from Bacteroidota bacterium:
CTTTTTGCTCTCGTTCCCCGTACGGGCGCAGCATGCTGCGCCCCTACCCCGACTGATCCCATGCACTTTCTTCTCGCCCTTCTGCTCTTTGCACCCGCCGCCCTTGCCCAACCGACGGGGGACCTGCTGATCCGGGGCGCGACCGTCCTCACCGTCACCAACGGCACGCTCGAAAGCACGGACGTGCTTGTCGAGGGTGGCAAGATCGTCGAGATCGGCGAGGGGCTTCGTGCCCCGCGCGGGATCCGTACGGTCGAGGGCGGCGGGCGCTACCTCATGCCGGGGATCGTGGACGCGCACTCGCACATCGGCATCTCATCGGTCAACGAGGCGACAAACCCCGTCACCGCTGAGGTCTGGACGGGCGACGTGCTCAACCCGCTCGACATCCGGCTCTACCGGGCGCTCGCGGGCGGCGTCACGGCGACGCACGCCATGCACGGCTCGGCGAACGTAATCGGCGGGCAGAACGAGACCCTGAAGCTCCGCTGGGGCCTGACCGACCCCGAGGCGTGGCGCTTCGAAGGCGCGCCGCGCACGATCAAGTTCGCCCTCGGCGAGAACCCGACGCGGGTCCACGGCCGGGGTCGAGGCATCCGGCCGGCGAGCCGGATGGGCGTCGAGCAGGTCGTCCGCGACGCCTTCACCGAGGCCCGGCGCTACCGCGAACGGCAGCAGGCGTACGACACGGCCCGCGACGAAGGCCGCCGGATGGCGCCTCCGCCCTACGACCTCCGCCTCGAAACCCTCGCCGACATCCTCGACGGCGACATCCTCGTCCACACCCACTCCTACCGGTCCGACGAAATCCTGATGCTGATGCAGGTGTTCGAAGACTTCGGCGTGGACCGGATCACGTTCCAGCACGTCAACGAGGGATTCAAGATCGCCCCCGAACTCGCCGCCTTTGGAGCCGAAGGGGCCGGGGCGTCCATCTTCTCCGACTGGTACGCCTACAAGTTCGAGGTCTACTACTCGACCGCCTACAACGCTGCCATCCTCACCCGCAACGGCGTCCGCACGAGCATCAACTCCGACTCGGCCGAACTCATCCGGCATCTCTACCACGAGGCCGCGAAGGCGCAGAAGTACGGCGGCCTCTCGGACGACGAGGCCCTCGCGCTCATCACCATCAACCCCGCGTGGCAGCTCGGCATCGACGACCGCGTCGGCTCCATCGA
Protein-coding regions in this window:
- a CDS encoding amidohydrolase family protein, encoding MHFLLALLLFAPAALAQPTGDLLIRGATVLTVTNGTLESTDVLVEGGKIVEIGEGLRAPRGIRTVEGGGRYLMPGIVDAHSHIGISSVNEATNPVTAEVWTGDVLNPLDIRLYRALAGGVTATHAMHGSANVIGGQNETLKLRWGLTDPEAWRFEGAPRTIKFALGENPTRVHGRGRGIRPASRMGVEQVVRDAFTEARRYRERQQAYDTARDEGRRMAPPPYDLRLETLADILDGDILVHTHSYRSDEILMLMQVFEDFGVDRITFQHVNEGFKIAPELAAFGAEGAGASIFSDWYAYKFEVYYSTAYNAAILTRNGVRTSINSDSAELIRHLYHEAAKAQKYGGLSDDEALALITINPAWQLGIDDRVGSIEVGKDADLVLFDGHPLSVYAVPQLTVVDGIVRFDRNADPDDMRVVVDPEQVVDEATVAERHRGHSHDESCLQDVAAQGAWWLR